The genomic window TTTTCCGGACACAACCCCCCAGGGTCCTTTTTcagcagtactgcagcctagctcaTCAGTCCCCCATCTGTAGCTGTGCAGGCAATGGCATCTGTACTGTGTCCCCAGAATGGGCTCAGAGCACAACACACATTAACATCAAGGTCTGGTTCACTTTTCACTTTATTTTCTTGTACAAAAACATGTTAAGTTgttgccacagcagctgcctgggttctctgCACTGAGACCCTGGTGTGGGTCTTGGCAAGATGATCAGTGAACTCCTGCAATGAACAAAAAATGGTTCTTAATTCAAACACAGATGGCTTCATGACATGTTAATTCCCAAGTGGTAATATTTAACCGGTGAGATCAACAAGCGACTCTTTTTCCTATTGGCACTAGACAATCAGGCAACAGCTATGGCTATGCAAGCTTCATTTCactcttctctcacaaggcagtTGCCAGCCTGCTCCGGAGCACTGAATGGTGCTGGTGACAGATCCTGAACTGGCAGCATTTGCAGCCATGGGGGTTTAACAACTAATACTTACTTTCTCAGTGGAAAGGCAAGACTCACATGGCCCCTTGCACTAGGTTTAAAGTCACTATTGCTAGCAAAGTCCTTCTACAGAACTTCATGTGACAGGCTCCAAGTTGTGCACACAAAATGCAGCGATTCCATGTTCTTACCTGATAAGGAGACTTGGTGAACACAGTCTCCTTCCAGAGGTCAGGGGTTAGATAACTGTAAGTCTTGGAGATGGCATCAAAGGTGGCCTTAGCTattcagggaagaaaaaaaacaaaccagacatCAGGTACTATGCATTACAAAGCAGCCGCCTGAAGGCCTCAGAGCAAGGGAAACAACCTACTGCATGACACAGTCAAACCAAACCACAGAAACAAGTGTCGAGTTCGAAAAGGAGCAGGGAGACCACATCACAAGGTCCCACTGCCGTGCATATTAAACtcatttcctttctctctccaatAACGACAGTTGCACCATTTCAGACAGACAGACGcaactgagcagagctgagagagctttaaactgaataaaaagggaagaaaaagggcaTCTTACTGGGCAGCACCTGGAATATTTGGTACAAGAGATTTAAGTATTTCTCCCAAGGACCAATTTATGTTCTGCAGTCTGGCAGCGTGCACAGTCTGATTTCCCATTTGTCCAGGAAAGGGTTTTTCAAATTAATTAGCAAAACTAGTAGTGCCTAAATGGATGGTTTAGTCACACACTGAGACTAACTGTATCAGAGGGGTAACAAAATGACCAGAAGTCCAGCTGACTAGCGCAGAGCCGACAGCCTCAAACTTACCAAAGTTGCCCAACGTGGCAGTACAGCCCCTGGCTGAGGTGTAGCAGTCATCAATCCCAGCCATCATCAGCAGCTTCTTGGGAACTGGGGCCGATACAATCCCTGTCCCACGGGGTGCTGGGATCAGACGCACCAACACAGACCCACAACGGCCTGTCACCTAGTCCAAGAGAAGAGGGGGTTAAGAACAACACAACATATGTGTGTTCACACTTGAAAGCACAGCACAGGACTACAGAATAAAGCTGACCAAGCCTCACCTTGCAGGGTACAGTATGGGGCTTGCCGATCTTGTTACCCCAATAGCCTCGTCGCACTGGTACGATGGATAGCTTAGCCAGGATGATTGCTCCGCGAATAGCGGTGGCAACTTCCTTGGAGCACTTGACACCAAGACCAACATGCCCATTGTAGTCACCAATAGCAACAAAAGCCTAAAATGAAGAAAACCAAACCTTTAGTAGGGCTAAGGCACTCTTACACACACAGCCTCCCTTTCACCACATCAGAAAGGATCCTGCCACAGTGCAAGGAAACACGACTGCACCCCACAGCCCAGAAATGAAAAGTCTGCCTCTAAAGCTCCATCCTGACAGGGATATTCCAGCTCTGTTCTCTGTACCGCCCCACGTACAGCAAAGCCAGTGTCACACCCCACTACAACCAGGTAGAAGCAAAAGCAACTCCAGCTAAAGCTTGCGCTAAAGGAAAGCTGGGCCCTGAAGATCCAGCTATTCTTGTTCCTGGTCCAAGGGCAGCCCTGGATGAATGGGAAAATGGGTCGCCCAAGGCCCTCCTGAAGCCACAACCACTGAACACTTCTGTAGGCATTATAATTATCCCCATTAGATTCACACCTGTGCACGCCCCGTGAAGGTTGTATTTGCACCTTTATGGAAGGAACGGATTCTTTACCATCCCAACACGGCACCCCAGGAACATCAGCATCACAACATACCCTAACAGCAACAATTAAACAGAGGCAGGTACTGCTCTGGAAACATCACCTTGAACCTGGTACGCTGACCAGCCCGGGTCTGTTTCTGGACAGGCATGATCTTCAGCACCTCATCCTTCAGGGAAGATCCCAGGAAGAAGTCGATGATTTCCGACTCCTGCAGAAATCAAAGTAAATTATAGTCCGTCACAgcagaacataagaagtgccaggCTGGGTCAGCCCAGCATCCTGTGGAGGTCTCAAAAGTGATCCATCCCCGAATCCACATTTCA from Alligator mississippiensis isolate rAllMis1 chromosome 13, rAllMis1, whole genome shotgun sequence includes these protein-coding regions:
- the RPS2 gene encoding small ribosomal subunit protein uS5, translated to MADDAGAAAAPAAAAAAAAAAAAAAAARGGFRGGFGSGLRGRGRGRGRGRGRGRGARGKAEEKEWIPVTKLGRLVKDMKIKSLEEIYLFSLPIKESEIIDFFLGSSLKDEVLKIMPVQKQTRAGQRTRFKAFVAIGDYNGHVGLGVKCSKEVATAIRGAIILAKLSIVPVRRGYWGNKIGKPHTVPCKVTGRCGSVLVRLIPAPRGTGIVSAPVPKKLLMMAGIDDCYTSARGCTATLGNFAKATFDAISKTYSYLTPDLWKETVFTKSPYQEFTDHLAKTHTRVSVQRTQAAAVATT